The following are encoded together in the Neofelis nebulosa isolate mNeoNeb1 chromosome 9, mNeoNeb1.pri, whole genome shotgun sequence genome:
- the GAREM2 gene encoding GRB2-associated and regulator of MAPK protein 2, producing MEKLAAGLAGLRWSMGAFPLDLIVSRCRLPTLACLGPGEYAEGVSERDILLIHSCRQWTTVTAHTLEEGHYVIGPKIDIPLQYPGKFKLLEQARDVREPVRYFSSVEEVASVFPDRIFVMEAITFSVKVVSGEFSEDSEVYNFTLHAGDELTLMGQAEILCAKTTKERSRFTTLLRKLGRAGALAGVGGGGPGGAGAAGGGGGGGGSARPVKGKMPCLICMNHRTNESLSLPFQCQGRFSTRSPLELQMQEGEHTVRAIIERVRLPVNVLVPSRPPRNPYDLHPVREGHCYKLVSIISKTVVLGLALRREGPAPLHFLLLTDTPRFALPQGLLAGDPRVERLVRDSASYCRERFDPDEYSTAVREAPAELADDCASPRRARLCLPAPPRAPAPARAPGPPGDGEQEYVSPDWAGPPEPGAPPAEIPYEELWTHQAAEGLAEGRTRPPPGPDLISFGAAGPPGLEPEAPPPPVPPKSEAVKEECRLLNAPPVPPRGGNGGGRPSGSPPVPPRFPKLQPIHSPSSSLSYYSSGLQDGAASRSGSGSPSPDAYSLYCYPCTWGDCKAGEASGRPPPGPLPSTTQPSQAARALAEPPSSRAASVLGADTPVKAYHGCPPLFKPSHPQKRFAPFGALNPFSGPAYPSGPSVAASPGPTTTSGPLATSSPAFSPGPGSPGQAYSAAPPSCPTSSSSSSEWPEPALEPFELGQGGSPEPELLRCQEPRAVGAPGPGPCLSPLGPPKAFEPEGLVLRQVPTPLSPVALQGPEAGGARLLLAQGRLEGPPASPREGVAGWGGRDASSWQPPADLSALSLEEVSRSLRFIGLSEDVVSFFARERIDGSIFVQLSEDILADDFHLTKLQVKKIMQFIKGWRPKI from the exons gGGAGTATGCTGAGGGTGTCAGTGAGAGAGACATCCTGCTCATTCACTCCTGCCGCCAGTGGACAACGGTGACAGCCCATACCCTGGAGGAGGGCCACTATGTCATCGGACCCAAGATTGACATCCCCCTGCAGTACCCAG GGAAGTTCAAGCTCCTGGAGCAGGCCCGGGACGTGCGGGAGCCGGTGAGGTACTTCAGCAGCGTGGAAGAGGTGGCCAGCGTCTTCCCTGACCGCATCTTTGTGATGGAAGCTATCACCTTCAGTGTCAAG GTGGTGTCGGGCGAGTTCAGCGAGGACAGCGAGGTGTACAACTTCACGCTGCATGCGGGCGACGAGCTCACGCTCATGGGCCAGGCGGAGATCCTGTGTGCCAAGACCACCAAGGAGCGTTCGCGCTTCACCACGCTGCTGCGCAAGCTGGGCCGGGCCGGGGCGCTGGCCGGGGTGGGAGGCGGCGGCCCCGGGGGTGCGGGGGCCgcgggtggcggcggcggcggcggcggcagcgccAGGCCCGTCAAGGGCAAGATGCCCTGCCTCATCTGCATGAACCACCGCACCAACGAGAGCCTGAGCCTGCCCTTCCAGTGCCAGGGCCGCTTCAGCACGCGCAGCCCGCTGGAGCTGCAGATGCAGGAGGGCGAGCACACGGTGCGCGCCATCATCGAGCGCGTGCGGCTCCCCGTGAACGTGCTGGTGCCCAGCCGGCCGCCGCGCAACCCCTACGACCTGCACCCGGTGCGGGAGGGCCACTGCTACAAGCTGGTCAGCATCATCTCCAAGACCGTGGTGCTGGGGCTGGCGCTGCGCCGCGAGGGCCCGGCGCCGCTGCACTTCCTGCTGCTCACCGACACGCCGCGCTTCGCGCTGCCGCAGGGCCTGCTGGCCGGGGACCCGCGCGTGGAGCGCCTGGTGCGCGACAGCGCCTCCTACTGCCGCGAGCGCTTCGACCCCGACGAGTACTCCACCGCCGTGCGCGAGGCGCCCGCCGAGCTGGCCGACGACTGCGCCAGCCCGCGCCGCGCGCGCCTCTGCCTGCCCGCGCCCCCGCGCGCCCCGGCGCCCGcccgcgcccccggcccgcccGGCGACGGCGAGCAGGAGTACGTGAGCCCCGACTGGGCCGGCCCGCCAGAGCCCGGCGCGCCGCCCGCCGAGATCCCCTACGAGGAGCTGTGGACGCACCAGGCGGCCGAGGGCCTCGCCGAGGGCCGGACGCGGCCGCCCCCCGGGCCCGACCTCATCTCCTTCGGGGCCGCCGGGCCGCCCGGCCTGGAGCCGGAGGCGCCGCCGCCTCCCGTCCCTCCCAAGTCCGAGGCG GTGAAGGAGGAGTGCCGCCTGCTCAACGCCCCACCTGTGCCTCCCCGGGGTGGCAATGGCGGCGGCCGGCCCTCGGGCAGCCCCCCGGTGCCCCCACGCTTCCCCAAGCTGCAGCCCATCCACTCCCCCAGCTCCAGCCTCTCCTACTACTCCTCTGGCCTCCAGGATGG GGCAGCCTCCCGCAGCGGCAGCGGCTCACCGTCACCGGATGCCTACTCCCTTTACTGCTACCCGTGCACCTGGGGAGACTGCAAGGCCGGCGAGGCCTCCGGCCGCCCACCCCCGGGACCCCTGCCCTCCACCACGCAGCCCAGCCAGGCCGCGCGGGCCCTCGCAGAGCCCCCGAGCAGTCGGGCTGCCTCCGTCTTGGGGGCTGACACCCCCGTCAAGGCGTACCACGGCTGCCCGCCTCTGTTCAAGCCCTCTCACCCACAGAAACGCTTTGCTCCGTTCGGAGCTCTCAACCCCTTTTCGGGGCCTGCCTACCCCTCGGGCCCTTCCGTGGCCGCCTCTCCTGGGCCCACGACCACCTCGGGCCCCCTGGCTACCTCCAGCCCTGCTTTTTCTCCAGGCCCAGGCTCACCAGGCCAGGCCTACTCGGCTGCTCCCCCCTCCtgtcccacctcctcctcctcctcttccgaGTGGCCGGAACCAGCCCTGGAGCCCTTTGAGCTGGGCCAGGGCGGTTCCCCGGAGCCCGAGCTGCTGCGCTGTCAGGAGCCCAGAGCTGTGGGAGCACCTGGGCCCGGACCCTGCCTCTCGCCACTTGGACCCCCCAAGGCCTTTGAACCAGAAGGTCTGGTGCTGCGGCAGGTCCCCACCCCACTGTCACCGGTGGCCCTGCAGGGGCCTGAGGCGGGCGGAGCTCGGCTCCTTCTCGCCCAAGGGCGCCTGGAGGGGCCTCCTGCCAGTCCCCGGGAGGGGGTCGCAGGCTGGGGAGGCCGGGATGCCTCCTCCTGGCAGCCCCCCGCTGACCTGTCTGCACTCTCCCTGGAAGAAGTCTCTCGAAGTCTGCGTTTCATCGGGCTCTCAGAGGACGTGGTGAGCTTTTTTGCCAGAGAACGCATTGACGGCAGCATCTTCGTGCAGCTCAGCGAGGACATCCTGGCAGATGACTTCCACCTCACCAAGCTGCAGGTCAAGAAGATCATGCAGTTCATCAAAGGCTGGCGGCCCAAGATCTGA